AgagaaactcgtgcgcctaagcttcttgaacaatgaaaatggcagcgactgagtcgagggtttcgttcttctgaaagttagagagggaagaaggaaagagatttgggaaattttgaatgaagggatggcccgtgcgtagggtggccaccccctttttatatacatgaagaatcacgtgtagaaggctcttgggtgACCCTAGTGgaggatccgaggccttccactcgaaatacgaaacgacggctgagcatAGACTAGGCCATCAAATGCGGTTCTCataaaacgtaccgtcaccacccacgacgttccacgtatcagacgcctgcacaaaaagtggaatgtaaagggttgtggggaagtctaaaagcccctactgtggtcttctatatatgacgtcatataccacgagcaggagcttgggggggcagatgtacgccctggttttcccacgggctgattaacaggtcgagcctcggactaatcatggttagtccgtaaatttccccaggtcggagatcctgtcTTCGAGGTagtacccccttagctcgaggtatcctcaaggacttgccaaggctgcccaagactgggggaaggagtctgaaggctgaaggtcgggtcagggaagcagctcgtggtacgagcttctcATGGACCTCTGACCCTTTgaaaagtcaacacacgcaagataaacatgcctatatctgacatcacgtgtccgatatctccctggcttctcgaacacgcagcaggaacatgcgtattcagacacccacggctgggttgggccgtgcggcccattatctccttatctatcgatttgaccatacttatgtgtcaggtttaggaattaatcatgaatgtcacagagttgatatgacaaataagaaggtcacgggatgacctccttaccaacttctaggtgccttctcctataaatatggagaccttgggagttgataagggttgaaaaaaatagtctctgaagagatatacactttgtaaccaaatacccagcatatatcaataatattgactagtggagtagaatgattttaacctttgaaccacttaaaaacgtgtcttgagtcacctagttcatcctctaagatttcctatctgttacggttctactttcagcactaatccctttctctccttctcttaattacctgttggcgaagaaccgcgtcaacaaatactAATTCCATTCCAATGTGTACAAATTTGATGAATTGCCTAAATTCCCCTTTGATGCATTGTcctttctctcttttttctttttttctttttgtgcACATCACATATATTGAGACATATAAATAGATAATAATGTTTGTGTTCcaagttatagattttatatttttagatcAAAATAATTATCaaacatttattaaaaaaattacaaatgtatatgaatatatgttAACGTAaaagtttttcttaaaaaatgttacattattttttacaaaattataaaaacaagatatatagtatatatatctTACCAAGATTTAGAATACAATTAGAATTTAtggattttttaaaaattaaataaaaaatatttatttaattaagtatGATTTTTTAGTATTAATGATGTGGTTATTGTACTTCTTTCTAGCAAATATGTttgcatatatttataatataataaaaaaatgaaattaggATATTTtttatagaaataataatttggtatataataaaaactaatattATAATGCTAGTTTGATAAggatattatttataaaatattacaattttATTAGCTTAAGTAATTTTCAACAATATGAAATACTCAATTGCTATTAGATTAGCCCTGGAAATGTTTGATTTAGAGGTTACGCAATTCTCATTTAGCATTAACATggtcaataaaaataaaatattattgtaacCACTTCCACACATGGAAAAAAAAAGGCATAAGAAAAGTAACCATAGATTCGATTAGTTTTCCAATCCTGATTGTAACTGGTTGTACCGTACGCCTGACAAATTTATATAAACTAGGAAATACCCATTGCAAATAAGACACACGTGTAACATAGGGGAAGAAAGAGAGAGTGAGTCCAAACTTCACTTCTTAAAATTAactttgccccccccccccccccccccacacaaTCTTTTTTGTGGACTGGTTCCCATTCAAAACCCTAGCGAAGATTGCCaaatacaattttttggagaacgcAATTGGTGAGCTTGACATGGGATTTGCAAACGATATCGCcattaaggagaagaaggattccAATTCTAGTGCAAGCAACCTAACCTTACATTTATTAGAAGTGAAGACTCTTACACCTACATACTACATCAATTTTCGTCGTAAAgattaaccattaaaaaaatggTATTGTTCCTTTGTCTTATGAAGCATTTTAGGAAATAACCTCACTTCGGTAACTTTTGGTGGAATATTCATTTTCTAAGCATACGTTATAGTTGGCAGCCACCACAATATGAAGCGAGGTACTTATGGCTTTTAATCACTCTAAATTAAACCTTATAGTTGGAAATTTTTTATTTGGTTATTAAGCTTTTTTGATGCAACAACTTGGTGGGAAGTCGGATAAATTTTAGGAACTTATACTgtccaaataatttattaaattttttcatGATTGAAATAACCCTCCTTAAAAAAATTGTGTTAGGGAGGAAAATTTGTAGACATGACGAGTTTGCTTTTGAATGTCATATGTAGTGTTAATCTTTAAAGATAAGCACGATCAACCATATTTTGTCGGCACATATCCTCCAATGGCTGCGTTGTGCCATGAAAATATAAGACTCCAAATAAGAGCTGCTTTCAACCCCATATGGAGAAGAAGCTCTGTACTTTGCGAAGAAAAAAATTGTCACGTTTGGAGGTCCAAAAGAGGTATTCCGTTGGAATGCATAGATGTGACATCATGTGCGTTCACGGGAAAGAAAAAGACAGAAGCATTTTTGGTCAACAATTTAGCAAATTGTGTGATGTACGATCTTAATCATGAGGAGGTAGAGTACGAACTATAGTTCAATGATATGACAAATATTTGgtaatatttttatttgtttcCACGAGTGAAACCTGTTTTGGTTTTGCACCAATTTCTTCAAATGATATTTTCCTTTGTTGTATAATGGCAACCACTGAGAATATTTTATCCGAACATAATGACTACGAAACAATATTGGACTTCAGTGAGGTTATTAGACTACAAATGATATGTTGCTAATTTCGACGAATGGGAACTACGCCAAGAGCGGTATATGTTCGTGGGACTTTGATAATGGAGAAATTCTTGGGTATGTATCACATTTCAATGATGACTAcgacaaagaagaagaaaatttgaCAAACATGTACCGCTTCCACACGTCCAATGGACAAATAGTAGCATATGCTAACAATGCACAAGAAAAGTTTTCATGCATGACATGTGAGATGGGACAATAACCTTGGCTATTGATCTAGAAGATGCCATAAATATTATGCCCCATTCATGCCCCATTATGTGGTTAGAGAGACAGAAGGCACTTATCTCAGAAAAGCAACGACTAACACTTTGTGACATTAACGGCTCAAGCACACAAAATTTCTCAACGTACCAACTTGTGGAAGGGCGGTTATGGATCTACAAACCAATGTCAGGGGAAATGAAACATATTTTGGTGACAACATAAATTCAAGGAAAAAAATAACTGAATTCACAATGTTCGAACAATTATTGTTGATCGGTTACAATAAAATACAATGAACATATATGCATTTTTAGTATCACATCAGAGGCATCAATGCAATCTACTTAATAGTAGATACAATTTACATTTTAAACGCACGATGTGGGAAAGCTAAGGTGATTGACCTTCCCAATACTGTAATGAATGTTTCAACAATAGAGATGCAAGATGGTTTCGTACTTCTAAGGGTGGAGATGATCAATAGAACAAACAGGTGGGCTGCTCCGAAGGTTTTGGAGATACCCCTGTCaggacaaaaaaaaaataatgtcaaCTTACATAGTTCCGTATTGTGAGTGCATTGGAGTAGACACAACTGTGAAGAAGGTATGGTCGGACAGTGGAAATATCCTGTGCTTGAACAAGGTTGGAGTACACATGTTTCGCTGTAATGGTGGAGTTGATCCAACCCAACCCATCACTGCTACATCTGATAACGATAATATGTATAAACACACCATTGGGACATATAGGTTCCTAAACCCTAACTTTGATGCCATGAACAACAAATTGTTGATCTGGTCCCAAAATAAACCACCCATGTGGGGAGCCTTTTAGTGGATAGAAGTGTGTATGGGCTACTCAAATATTTTGAATTATAGTAGGAGTGTAAAATTGGGCTAATACGCCatacatttattacatttatagtGAAAGACCTTTATATTTTGTGTAACCAGGTTCAACAAGTAATCATGTTGTGACATGTGTAACTAGTTACTTTGGCCAGAATGATTGTCCATGTAACTAGATTTAACTGCTCTATAAAATGCTTTGCTTCATGTGTCACTGCTCAGAACAATTTGTGAATGGTTGATCAAGAGTTATTGTTCTTACAATGACATCATACATGTTGACCCTACGTGTACAAATATATATACCATATACTCAACCGTAGTCGTAAGTATGCATACTAAATAGATGAAAGACACATAATATTTCTAATTATGTATGGAGCCTTGATATTTGGTTACATGATTGTGGTGTATCGAAATGATTTGAAGTTAGAGAATGCGTCCGTGTTATAGTATTGACTAGTTACAAGATTAATAGCCAAAATTGCAAATGAATAGTATATTATAACTAGTTACAACATGGTCCATTATAGAAACAATACTTGGCTCCAATCCCACTCGGATTTGGTATATCGCTACAACACGTATATAGTCAATTTGCCTAAgcgaagacaaaaaaaaaatgatttaacaactttatttattaattcaattaataTATTTGAGGCCATACTACTATCATTATATTAAAATGTGAAGGAAGTAATAAATATTGACATTGAAATTAGTCCATTTTGTTGAAATGATCCATGTATGACATACTACAATTACaaaattttgagtttttttttttttttttattgaaaaaattaTAACCGATTCCCGCCTTTTTTCGAATTCTCTCTCTCCGTGGTGACACCGGCGGCCATGGCTAAAGGAGAAAAGATCTTGGGGAAAGCTAAGGGAAAGAGGAACAATAAGAAGAAAGGTCCTTCTTCTTCGGACCGTGTTATCAAAACTCGATCCATGGATGCCATTCTAGGGATTTCTGAGTTGGAAATGCCAGAAGAGGAACAGAAAGAGGAACAGGTCCTGGGGAAAGAATATACGGCTGAGGAATCGGAGGAGATTCTTCGGAAACAGAGTGAGGTTCGTAAGAATTTCTCAGAATGGTTAAGCATTGCAAACCAGACAGCTCATGATGTGGATAGGGGGAAGAAGATGACTCCGCCTATATTACGATCTGAGCACATTGTACGGAACTTAGATCGGGCATTTGACTCTCCATCGAAGTTAGAGGAATCAACAAATCAGGGCAAGCAAAAGGTGAAAATTAGTCAGGCTGATATCGTGGAAGAAGTGAATTACTGGACACCTTCAATAGTGGCGTATGTTGCTGGTGCTAATCCTCCCCTGAATGTGCTTGATGGATTTGTGAGAAGAATGTGGAAAGATGAAGTGGTCAAGGTAGGATTGCTCTCACATGGTATTTTCATTATACGGTTTCAGAATATAGAACAGAGAGACAAAGTTTTGCATGGAggtttccttttctttgacaagAAACCTTTCATCATGAAGCCATGGAATTCGATTGACGATTTTACCAAAGAGAATGTGGATACTGTTCCTACATGGATTCAAGTGAGTGGCCTGGATATTAAATATTGGGGAGAGGCTTCTCTTTTTAAGATAGTAGGTCAGATCGGAAACCCAATTCAAGTTGATGATATCACAAAGCATAGAGACAGATTACTGTACCCATGAATTTTGATTGAGGTGAGTATTGCTCAAGATTTTCCTTCTACCATCTCTTTTACAGATGAATTTGATCATGATATTGAATTGAATGTGAAATATGAATGGATTCCGATTGTGTGCAAGAATTGTTCGGGTATGGGGCATGGCTCTAATGTGTGCAGGAATAAAGTTCAGACAAAGAAAACCTGGGTCCCAAAAGAGAAAACAGAGGTAAAATCGGTGGCACCAGTAATTGATGAAGATGGTTTTCAGATGGTGGGCAATGGTAAGAAAGTGTAGAACCAGGTTGTGACAGCAACAAAAGTGAGTAATCAGTTTGATATTTTAAATTCTCAAGAGGAGAAGAATGAGCAAGAGAAGGACAACACTGGAGAGGGGGGAGTTCCCTCTAGTTCAAATGGATAGAATTCTTGTTTGGAATGTTAGAGGGATTAATAGCCAGCTCAAGCATAGAGAAATCAGGCAGCTGGTTTATTCAAAAAAGGTTGGTCTTGTTAGTCTTCTTGAAACTAAAGTTAAGAATAAAAGTATGGGAGATCTTTATATGAGTTTGTTTCCTGGATGGTGCTTTACAAATAATAACCCTTGGTTGGATAAAGGGAGGATAATAATTGCTTGGAACCCTTCTATATTTTCCTTAGATATTAGGAAGTGTACAAGCCAATTGATTCACTGTATTGCTCAAACTTGTCAAAATTCAAAGGAGTTTCATATAACCTTTGTTTATGGTTTCAATGAAGTTCGAGGTAGAGAAGCTTTGTGGCTGGATTTAAAAGACCTCAAGTCTAATATAGATGAGCCATGGATGATAGTAGGAGATTTTAATGAGATTTTGAACTATGATGAAAGAGCTGGTAGTAAGAACCATAAAAAGCCTTCCGAAAGTTTCAAGGAGTGTGTGATGTATTGTCAAATGGAGGACCTTAAATTTTCAGGAAGTTTCTTCACTTGGAATAATAAACAGAAGCCTGAAGAGAGAATTTTCTCTAAGATAGATCATGCTTTGGTGAATCTGAAATGGACGGACTCCTTTTCAAATTCAGAGGTGGTCTTTCTGCCGGAAGGGGAGTTTGATCACTGTCCTATTTTGATCTCTTTCTATCAAGATGTTAGTACTGGGAAGAAACCTTTTAGATATTTTAGCATGTGGAAAACAGCTCAGAGTTATAAGGCAGAGGTTGGACAAAGCTGGCAGACCCCCATTGCTGGTACTCTTATGTATCAGTTGGTGGGAAGACTGAAAAGGCTGAAGAGTGTTTTTAGAGCTATTAACAGGGAGGGATTCAATGAGATACACAAGGTTGTTATTCAAGCCAAGCAAGAGATGTTAGATATTCAAGAAGACCTGAATAAGGACCCATGAAATACTATGTTAATGGAACAAGAGCAAAGGGCCAGAGATAAATACGCTTATTACCAAAAAGCTCATAACTCTTTTTTAGCTCAAAAGGCTAAAATAGATTGGGTTCAAAATGGTGATGAGAATACAGCCATTTTCCATGCTTTTTTGAAAGCCCGGAGAGTCCATAATAGAATTAATTGTATCCGGAATGAGAGGGGTATTTGGATGGATAAACCAGGGGATATTCAACAAGATTTTCTGAGTTATTATCAGAACTTGTTAGGGACTTCAATGAGGAACAGAAGGAAGGTTTTTCTTTCAATAGTGGCTGCTGGTCCATTACTTTCAGAGGAGCATCATCGAATTATTCAGGAAT
The genomic region above belongs to Humulus lupulus chromosome 1, drHumLupu1.1, whole genome shotgun sequence and contains:
- the LOC133830841 gene encoding uncharacterized protein LOC133830841, coding for MDRILVWNVRGINSQLKHREIRQLVYSKKVGLVSLLETKVKNKSMGDLYMSLFPGWCFTNNNPWLDKGRIIIAWNPSIFSLDIRKCTSQLIHCIAQTCQNSKEFHITFVYGFNEVRGREALWLDLKDLKSNIDEPWMIVGDFNEILNYDERAGSKNHKKPSESFKECVMYCQMEDLKFSGSFFTWNNKQKPEERIFSKIDHALVNLKWTDSFSNSEVVFLPEGEFDHCPILISFYQDVSTGKKPFRYFSMWKTAQSYKAEVGQSWQTPIAGTLMYQLVGRLKRLKSVFRAINREGFNEIHKVVIQAKQEMLDIQEDLNKDP